One Micromonospora sp. WMMD812 genomic window carries:
- a CDS encoding PDZ domain-containing protein yields MRRRGVTVLLGAFLTALLSIGVLGTPIPYVVLGPGPTVNTLGTENGKEVIQVSGRATSTSAGQLRLTTVGVQPSVRLRSAIVGWFSKDEAVVPRELVYPPGESQEQVEQRNAEDFAASQTSAETAALRELGFPVQVVVKTVAADGPSAGVLKVGDVLTSVDGQPVPVAARLTELIRAKPAGTALTIGYTRNGAPATAQVTSREQDGRPRIGVEIEQQQPHPFSLSIDLEDIGGPSAGLMFALGIIDKLTPADLTGGMVVAGTGTIDDEGTVGPIGGIAQKLVGAKHAGAKVFLVPADNCAEAVRNPQPDLPLIRVGTLDEALAALETLRAGGQPTRC; encoded by the coding sequence ATGAGACGTCGCGGCGTGACCGTCCTGCTCGGTGCCTTTCTCACCGCCCTGCTCAGCATCGGCGTGCTCGGTACGCCGATCCCGTACGTGGTGCTCGGCCCGGGGCCGACCGTCAACACGCTGGGCACGGAGAACGGCAAGGAGGTCATCCAGGTCTCCGGCCGGGCGACCTCCACCTCCGCCGGGCAGCTGCGGCTCACCACGGTCGGCGTCCAGCCCTCGGTCCGGCTCCGCTCGGCGATCGTCGGCTGGTTCTCCAAGGACGAGGCGGTGGTGCCCCGGGAGCTGGTCTACCCGCCCGGCGAGTCGCAGGAGCAGGTCGAGCAGCGCAACGCCGAGGACTTCGCGGCGTCGCAGACCAGCGCGGAGACCGCCGCGCTGCGGGAGCTGGGCTTCCCGGTGCAGGTGGTCGTGAAGACGGTGGCCGCCGACGGGCCGTCCGCCGGCGTGCTCAAGGTGGGCGACGTGCTGACCTCGGTCGACGGTCAGCCGGTGCCGGTCGCCGCCCGGCTCACCGAGCTGATCCGGGCGAAGCCGGCCGGCACCGCGCTGACCATCGGCTACACCCGGAACGGCGCACCGGCGACCGCCCAGGTGACCAGTCGGGAGCAGGACGGCCGGCCGCGGATCGGTGTCGAGATCGAGCAGCAGCAGCCGCACCCGTTCAGCCTCAGCATCGACCTGGAGGACATCGGCGGGCCGAGCGCCGGCCTGATGTTCGCCCTCGGCATCATCGACAAGCTGACCCCCGCCGACCTGACCGGCGGCATGGTGGTCGCCGGCACCGGCACCATCGACGACGAGGGGACCGTCGGCCCGATCGGCGGCATCGCCCAGAAGCTGGTGGGCGCGAAGCACGCCGGCGCGAAGGTCTTCCTGGTGCCGGCGGACAACTGCGCCGAGGCGGTCCGCAACCCGCAGCCCGACCTGCCGCTGATCAGGGTCGGCACCCTGGACGAGGCGCTGGCCGCGCTCGAGACGCTGCGCGCCGGAGGGCAGCCGACCCGCTGCTGA
- a CDS encoding UPF0182 family protein: MRSSSPLPRMSRRGRVTIAVLVGVFVLFTLLGWGVQAWTDWLWFDEVDYTQVFTGVLVTRLLLFVVIGLAMALIVGGNLWLAHRVRPRLRPHSVEQATLERYRMALSPRLSTWIALVAGVVGLFAGLSAQSRWNQWLLFRNGGDFGVKDPEFGVDVGFYVFQLPFWRYLLGVGFTAVVLAVVGALAVHYIFGGVRLQGVGDRMTNAARAHLSTLVAVFVLLKAIAYVLDRRAMLLEYNEGAKLYGAGYADVNALLPAKEILAYISIVVAIAIIVFSNAWMRNLVWPGISLALLGVSAVAIGGIYPWAVQTFEVKPSAKEKEAPYIQRSIDATRTAFGLGATETTPYAATNLTPPASLATDTSVVSNVRLLDPQLVSETYTQLQQVRGFYDFGPKLDIDRYGVNGKTSDYVVGVREINYGELTDQQNTWINRHTVYTHGYGLVAAPANQVVCGGQPFFVSGFLGEKTQEACSSQTEQIPATQPRIYYGERMEDGDYAIVGQTDPEKKAEFDRPVGEGGGESYTYTGTGGVEIGSFTRRLLYAIKEQESNFLLSGAVNDNSKLLYVRNPRDRVEKVAPFLTLDGDPYPAVVDGRVQWIVDGYTTAATYPYAERVNLREETTDELTGRGTFQLARENVNYIRNSVKATVDAYDGTVRLYEFDDKDPVLKAWNKAFGGDLVLPKKDIPTELAEHFRYPADMFKVQRNLLTKFHVTNPGDFYSAQDFWQVPNVPDAPDSGQKQPPYYLFTEFPGQDGPRFQLTSAVTPNGRQNLAALISGSYVDGEPRLEVLELPDQTRISGPVQVHQQMTNNANIRQQLNLLSSNQAQVQYGNLLSLPFGDGMLYVEPVYVKSNQQDAYPLLQKVLLSYGDGGSFVALADNLTDGIKQLVDQGKRAGQGAPPPTTGGNPPPPTGGDTNPPPLTGELAAAADRVQTAITEVRAAQASGDFERYGRALKALDEALTAFQQAQGQANPAPSGSPTPTGSASPSPTGSPTAGTGG, translated from the coding sequence ATGCGTAGCAGCAGCCCCCTGCCGAGGATGAGCCGGCGCGGACGCGTCACGATCGCTGTCCTGGTCGGGGTGTTCGTGCTCTTCACCCTGCTCGGCTGGGGCGTGCAGGCCTGGACGGACTGGCTCTGGTTCGACGAGGTCGACTACACGCAGGTCTTCACCGGCGTGCTCGTCACGCGGCTGCTGCTCTTCGTCGTCATCGGCCTCGCGATGGCGCTGATCGTCGGCGGCAACCTCTGGCTGGCCCACCGGGTGCGCCCGCGGCTGCGGCCGCACTCCGTCGAGCAGGCCACGCTGGAGCGCTACCGGATGGCGCTCTCGCCGCGCCTGAGCACCTGGATCGCGCTCGTCGCCGGGGTCGTCGGCCTCTTCGCCGGCCTGTCCGCGCAGAGTCGCTGGAACCAGTGGCTGCTCTTCCGCAACGGCGGCGACTTCGGGGTGAAGGACCCGGAGTTCGGGGTGGACGTCGGCTTCTACGTCTTCCAGTTGCCGTTCTGGCGCTACCTGTTGGGCGTCGGCTTCACCGCGGTGGTGCTGGCCGTGGTCGGCGCCCTCGCGGTGCACTACATCTTCGGTGGGGTGCGGCTGCAGGGCGTCGGCGACCGGATGACCAACGCCGCCCGGGCCCACCTGAGCACGCTTGTCGCGGTATTCGTCCTGCTCAAGGCGATCGCGTACGTGCTGGACCGGCGGGCGATGCTGCTGGAGTACAACGAGGGCGCCAAGCTCTACGGCGCCGGCTACGCCGACGTCAACGCGCTGCTGCCGGCGAAGGAGATCCTCGCCTACATCTCGATCGTCGTGGCGATCGCGATCATCGTCTTCTCCAACGCGTGGATGCGGAACCTGGTCTGGCCGGGCATCTCGCTCGCCCTGCTCGGTGTCTCCGCGGTCGCGATCGGCGGCATCTACCCCTGGGCGGTGCAGACCTTCGAGGTCAAGCCGAGCGCCAAGGAGAAGGAGGCGCCGTACATCCAGCGCAGCATCGACGCGACCCGGACGGCGTTCGGGCTGGGGGCCACGGAGACGACGCCGTACGCGGCGACCAACCTCACGCCGCCGGCCAGCCTGGCCACCGACACCTCGGTGGTGTCGAACGTCCGGCTGCTCGACCCGCAGTTGGTCAGCGAGACGTACACCCAGCTGCAGCAGGTCCGGGGCTTCTACGACTTCGGCCCCAAGCTGGACATCGACCGGTACGGGGTGAACGGCAAGACCTCCGACTACGTGGTCGGCGTCCGGGAGATCAACTACGGCGAGCTGACCGACCAGCAGAACACCTGGATCAACCGGCACACCGTGTACACCCACGGTTACGGTCTGGTGGCCGCGCCGGCCAACCAGGTGGTGTGCGGCGGCCAGCCGTTCTTCGTCTCCGGCTTCCTCGGCGAGAAGACCCAGGAGGCGTGCTCCTCGCAGACCGAGCAGATCCCGGCCACCCAGCCGCGGATCTACTACGGCGAGCGGATGGAGGACGGCGACTACGCGATCGTCGGCCAGACCGATCCGGAGAAGAAGGCCGAGTTCGACCGGCCGGTCGGTGAGGGCGGCGGCGAGTCCTACACCTACACCGGCACCGGCGGCGTGGAGATCGGCTCGTTCACCCGCCGGCTGCTCTACGCGATCAAGGAGCAGGAGTCGAACTTCCTGCTCTCCGGGGCGGTCAACGACAACTCGAAGCTGCTCTACGTCCGTAACCCCCGCGACCGGGTGGAGAAGGTCGCCCCGTTCCTCACGCTCGACGGCGACCCGTACCCGGCCGTGGTGGACGGTCGGGTGCAGTGGATCGTCGACGGCTACACCACCGCGGCGACCTACCCCTACGCGGAGCGGGTCAACCTGCGCGAGGAGACCACCGACGAGCTGACCGGCCGGGGCACGTTCCAGCTGGCCCGGGAGAACGTCAACTACATCCGCAACTCGGTCAAGGCCACCGTCGACGCGTACGACGGCACGGTCCGGCTCTACGAGTTCGACGACAAGGACCCGGTGCTGAAGGCCTGGAACAAGGCGTTCGGCGGGGACCTGGTGCTGCCGAAGAAGGACATCCCGACCGAGTTGGCCGAGCACTTCCGCTACCCGGCCGACATGTTCAAGGTGCAGCGCAACCTGCTCACCAAGTTCCACGTGACCAACCCGGGTGACTTCTACTCCGCGCAGGACTTCTGGCAGGTGCCGAATGTGCCGGACGCGCCGGACAGCGGGCAGAAGCAGCCGCCGTACTACCTCTTCACCGAGTTCCCGGGGCAGGACGGACCGCGGTTCCAGCTCACCTCGGCGGTCACTCCGAACGGCCGGCAGAACCTCGCCGCCCTGATCTCCGGGTCGTACGTGGACGGCGAGCCGCGGTTGGAGGTGCTGGAGCTGCCCGACCAGACCCGGATCTCCGGGCCGGTGCAGGTGCACCAGCAGATGACCAACAACGCCAACATCCGGCAGCAGCTCAACCTGCTCTCCTCGAACCAGGCCCAGGTGCAGTACGGCAACCTGCTCTCGCTGCCGTTCGGCGACGGGATGCTCTACGTCGAGCCGGTCTACGTGAAGAGCAACCAGCAGGACGCGTACCCGCTGCTGCAGAAGGTGCTGCTCTCGTACGGTGACGGCGGCTCCTTCGTGGCGCTGGCCGACAACCTCACCGACGGCATCAAGCAGCTCGTCGACCAGGGCAAGCGAGCCGGGCAGGGCGCGCCGCCGCCGACCACCGGGGGCAACCCGCCGCCGCCCACCGGCGGCGACACCAACCCGCCGCCGCTCACCGGCGAGCTGGCCGCCGCGGCGGACCGGGTCCAGACGGCGATCACCGAGGTCCGAGCCGCCCAGGCCTCCGGTGACTTCGAGCGGTACGGACGGGCGCTCAAGGCGCTGGACGAGGCGCTCACCGCCTTCCAGCAGGCCCAGGGGCAGGCCAACCCCGCCCCGAGCGGCAGCCCGACCCCGACCGGCAGCGCGTCGCCGTCACCCACCGGCAGCCCGACCGCCGGCACGGGCGGCTGA
- a CDS encoding SigE family RNA polymerase sigma factor, which translates to MRNAQSFDEFYRGTARRMLRYGYAVSGDHTEAQDLVQEAYARAWRQWGRLSAHPAPEAWLRLVVTRLATDRWRNLHRWRAALIRSGPPASAPPPSEDGVLLVRALRQVPVDQRQALALHYLFDMSVEEIAREAGVPVGTVKSWLSRGRSRLAALLPDLSTAELEANDVA; encoded by the coding sequence GTGAGGAACGCGCAGAGCTTCGACGAGTTCTACCGCGGCACCGCGCGGCGGATGCTCCGGTACGGCTACGCGGTCAGCGGAGACCACACCGAGGCACAGGATCTCGTGCAGGAGGCGTACGCCCGGGCCTGGCGGCAGTGGGGGCGGTTGTCGGCGCACCCGGCGCCGGAGGCGTGGCTGCGGCTGGTGGTCACCCGGTTGGCGACCGACCGCTGGCGGAATCTGCACCGGTGGCGGGCGGCGTTGATCCGCAGCGGGCCGCCGGCGTCCGCCCCGCCGCCGAGTGAGGACGGCGTGCTGCTCGTCCGTGCGCTCCGCCAGGTGCCGGTCGACCAACGGCAGGCGCTGGCGCTGCACTACCTCTTCGACATGTCGGTGGAGGAGATCGCGCGGGAGGCCGGCGTCCCCGTCGGCACCGTGAAGTCCTGGCTCTCTCGGGGCCGGTCCCGGCTGGCCGCGCTGCTGCCCGACCTCTCCACCGCGGAGCTGGAGGCGAACGATGTCGCGTGA
- a CDS encoding ROK family protein, producing MFPESGTGALVGAPAATAVFTAVLTEGPVSRVTLARRLGLSSAAVTKAARPLIDRGYLHEMAATERTGPGAGRPASPLAVRADREFFIGVKITADEVIGVVCDLCAQVRATARRPLTDPDVEAVLAEIGRLADGLLDAVPGDRTRLRRLGLALSGDVDRTTGLVRYSPFLHWRDVPLGPRAARTTGLTVTVENDVKALTAAEHWFGEGVGAESFALVTVGTGIGCGLVVNGRLVSGSYGVAGEIGHLAVDAAGPDCHCGGRGCVESIAGTDAIVAQARARTGRPDLTFDEAVALARGGHEAVREVFTRAGTAIGCGIAAVANLVGPTRIVVSGEGLAAYDLFDTPIRTSFERQAFGAAARCPLSIRPLPFEEWARGAAAVSIQALVVP from the coding sequence ATGTTTCCTGAGAGCGGCACCGGCGCGCTCGTCGGGGCGCCGGCGGCTACGGCGGTGTTCACGGCGGTGCTGACCGAGGGGCCGGTGAGCCGGGTCACCCTGGCACGGCGGCTCGGGCTCTCCTCCGCCGCCGTCACCAAGGCCGCCCGTCCGCTCATCGACCGGGGCTACCTGCACGAAATGGCCGCGACCGAGCGGACCGGACCGGGCGCCGGGCGCCCCGCCAGCCCGCTGGCCGTCCGGGCCGACCGGGAGTTCTTCATCGGTGTGAAGATCACCGCCGACGAGGTGATCGGCGTGGTCTGTGACCTCTGCGCCCAGGTGCGGGCCACCGCCCGCCGGCCGCTGACCGACCCCGACGTCGAGGCCGTGCTCGCCGAGATCGGTCGGCTCGCCGACGGCCTGCTCGACGCGGTGCCCGGCGACCGGACCCGCCTACGCCGGCTCGGGCTCGCCCTCTCCGGCGACGTGGACCGCACCACCGGCCTGGTCCGCTACTCGCCGTTCCTGCACTGGCGCGACGTGCCGCTGGGCCCACGCGCGGCCCGGACCACCGGCCTCACCGTGACCGTGGAGAACGACGTGAAGGCGCTGACCGCCGCGGAACACTGGTTCGGCGAGGGGGTGGGCGCGGAATCGTTCGCCCTCGTCACCGTGGGCACCGGCATCGGCTGCGGCCTGGTCGTCAACGGGCGACTGGTCTCCGGCTCGTACGGCGTGGCCGGCGAGATAGGACACCTCGCCGTCGACGCCGCCGGTCCCGACTGCCACTGCGGTGGACGCGGCTGCGTCGAGTCCATCGCCGGCACGGACGCCATCGTGGCGCAGGCCCGCGCCCGCACCGGCCGCCCCGACCTGACCTTCGACGAGGCCGTCGCCCTGGCCCGCGGTGGACACGAGGCGGTCCGGGAGGTCTTCACCCGGGCCGGCACCGCGATCGGCTGCGGCATCGCCGCCGTCGCCAACCTGGTCGGCCCGACCCGGATCGTCGTGTCCGGCGAAGGGCTGGCGGCCTACGACCTGTTCGACACCCCCATCCGCACGAGCTTCGAGCGCCAGGCCTTCGGCGCCGCCGCACGGTGCCCTCTCTCGATCCGCCCGCTGCCCTTCGAGGAGTGGGCCCGCGGCGCGGCCGCGGTGAGCATCCAGGCGCTCGTCGTTCCCTGA